TAAGCCGCTTGACCGCCTGCTAGGATACCGCTCAAGAGACGAATCGTCGTCCCCGAGTTTCCGCAATCGATCGTCGCTTCTTGGAACGTATCCGTTCCGGTGATCCGAATTTCCTCTGGTGTTCGATCGATCTGCGCACCAAGCGCCTGCATCGCTTCTAGTGAAGCGAGACAATCAGCTCCTTCAAGCGCATTTCCGACACGTGTTGTTCCCTCGGCAATTCCACCGAACAGGAAAGCACGGTGCGTCATTGATTTATCGCCTGGTACTTGTACAGTTCCTCTTAAGCCCATTCTAAACACCTCACTGTTTGATTGAATGCTTGGCGCAATCGTTCTTCGCTCATCGCTTCTAAAATGAAGCGTCCTTCTTTTTCAAGGACGAATCGAATCGTTGCTTGGTGGTTCTTCTTGTCGCGACGCATCAGTTCGAGATAGGTCTCAAACGATTGTCGATCTGGCAATTCCGTTCCGAGACGGTGGAGCAATTGCCCGAGCTGCTTCGCCTGTCCGTCATTTCCTTCCAAGAACTTGACGAAGACGAGTCCGATCCCTACGGCCTCGCCATGCGACAGACCCAGACTCGCATATTCAACGGCATGACCGAATGTATGTCCATAATTCAAGAAGGCACGCATCCCTTGCTCCGTCTCATCTTGTTCGACGATATCCCGTTTCACATTAATCCCTCGTGCGAGCCAGTCTTCTAAATCGAGTCCTTTAACAGTATCCAGCGAAACATTGAGTAACGAATCCGCAAATGATGGTCGCGAAAGGAACCCATGCTTGACTAACTCAAAGAAGCCACTTCTCCATTCCCGGTCTGGTAATGTCTGAAGGAGCGTTAAATCATACACGACACCACTCGGCTGATAAAATGCACCGACTAAGTTTTTACCAAGGGAGAGGTTGAGACCAACCTTTCCACCAACACTTGAATCATGCGCTAACAGTGTCGTCGGAATTTGAATGAACGGGATGCCGCGCAAAAAGGTTGCCGCGACGAATCCCGCTAAATCCCCAATCATACCACCACCGAACGCAAGGATAAGGCTACGGCGTGTCATCCCATACCGAATTCCTTCTTCAAGTAGAGCGCCGTATACGGCAAGCGACTTACTGTTCTCCCCAGGCGCAACGGTGCTGATGTGAACATCGATCGATGGTGATACATCCGCTAACGCAGCCTGCAATCGATTCATTTGCAAATGATGTACCGTTTCATCCGTGATGACCCAGATGCGGTCCGCCTTGTTTAGCGCTGAAAGATGCGATAACCGGGCTAATGCCCCATTTCCGACAAATACGGGATATGACGTTTTCAACCGGATATCAAATTCGATCAAAACGTCCGAACCTCCTCTTTATAAGCAGCGACGGCAGCCTGAAGACGATCGAGTGTCGATGTCCCGAACATTTCAAGGATAGCAACCGCAATCTCAAACGCGACGACGGCTTCTAGGACAACCGATGCGGCTGGAACGGCACAGGCATCACTTCGCTCGATTTGAGCCGTGAATGCTTCCTTCGTCTCGATATCGACTGATTGCAGTGGACGATAGAGTGTCGGAATCGGCTTCATCGCGATTTGGACGCGAATCGGCATGCCTGTCGACATCCCACCTTCGATTCCACCTAGATGATTCGTCCGCCGATGATATCCGGATGCATCATGAACGATTTCATCTTGGACGGTACTTCCCTTGCGACGACCAAGTTCATACCCGTCACCAAAACCGACTGATTTCATCGCGTTGACACTGATGACAGCTTGTGCAATCCGGCTGTCGAGCTTTAGATCGTTTTGGGTGAAGGACCCGACGCCAGGCATCATGCCCGTCACGACGACTTCGATTTCACCGCCGAGTGTATCCCCTTCTTTTTTAGCCGCATCGATTTCCTCCATCATCCGTTGTCCAGCCATCTCATCTGCACAACGAACGGGTGAAGCATCAATCGTTTCCTGATGTTCGACGGGATCCTTCCACGGTGCATCGATTCCACCAATCGACCGTACGTGCGAGAACACTTCAATTCCGAGTTCATTCAGTAATTGTTTAGCGAAGGCACCGACCGCTACACGTGCTGCTGTCTCACGAGCGGAAGAACGTTCTAGCACATCGCGTAAGTCGCGATGACCGTACTTCAATCCACCAACGAGATCCGCATGTCCGGGACGTGGACGCGTCAACGTTCGCGGGCGCTCCAACTGTTCTTCGAGCGGTTCTGCTTGCATGACTTGTGTCCAGTGCGTATGATCCTTATTCTCGATGAACAAACTGATCGGTGATCCCGTCGTGTACCCGTGACGAATCCCGCCACGTGCATCGATTTGATCTTGTTCGATTTGCATCCGTCGTCCGCGTCCGTATCCCCCTTGGCGACGTGTCATTTCACGCTGGATGGCTTCAAAATCAATCGTGAGTCCTGCCGGCATCCCATCGATGATGACGGTCAACCCTTTTCCGTGTGATTCTCCTGCTGTCATGTAACGCATTCGCTTCATCCCTTCCTGTTCAACCGATTTTTTCGTAAAAGAAGCTCTGTTTCATCTTTAATCCAAACCGTTCGGGTTGGAAAATTTGTTCCGTTCCACCAAC
This region of Exiguobacterium acetylicum DSM 20416 genomic DNA includes:
- the aroB gene encoding 3-dehydroquinate synthase, with amino-acid sequence MIEFDIRLKTSYPVFVGNGALARLSHLSALNKADRIWVITDETVHHLQMNRLQAALADVSPSIDVHISTVAPGENSKSLAVYGALLEEGIRYGMTRRSLILAFGGGMIGDLAGFVAATFLRGIPFIQIPTTLLAHDSSVGGKVGLNLSLGKNLVGAFYQPSGVVYDLTLLQTLPDREWRSGFFELVKHGFLSRPSFADSLLNVSLDTVKGLDLEDWLARGINVKRDIVEQDETEQGMRAFLNYGHTFGHAVEYASLGLSHGEAVGIGLVFVKFLEGNDGQAKQLGQLLHRLGTELPDRQSFETYLELMRRDKKNHQATIRFVLEKEGRFILEAMSEERLRQAFNQTVRCLEWA
- the aroC gene encoding chorismate synthase, with protein sequence MRYMTAGESHGKGLTVIIDGMPAGLTIDFEAIQREMTRRQGGYGRGRRMQIEQDQIDARGGIRHGYTTGSPISLFIENKDHTHWTQVMQAEPLEEQLERPRTLTRPRPGHADLVGGLKYGHRDLRDVLERSSARETAARVAVGAFAKQLLNELGIEVFSHVRSIGGIDAPWKDPVEHQETIDASPVRCADEMAGQRMMEEIDAAKKEGDTLGGEIEVVVTGMMPGVGSFTQNDLKLDSRIAQAVISVNAMKSVGFGDGYELGRRKGSTVQDEIVHDASGYHRRTNHLGGIEGGMSTGMPIRVQIAMKPIPTLYRPLQSVDIETKEAFTAQIERSDACAVPAASVVLEAVVAFEIAVAILEMFGTSTLDRLQAAVAAYKEEVRTF